From Drosophila santomea strain STO CAGO 1482 chromosome 2R, Prin_Dsan_1.1, whole genome shotgun sequence:
tatttttttgtttttgctataGTTCTTAGTTAGTTTGAGAGCGTTTTCTGAACATTTTCGCTAAGTTTTCTCTTGCTGAAATTATGGGCCAACGGCAACAGTTCTACGTTGTTAACGAAAAAATTAACCATACGACACATAAAGATAATGTTTCCATACTTTGAGGCAAGACATTGAGATATATGATGAGTATAGGTATACTTTAATCTGGTGTAGCTTGCTATACGTATtagtattatatatatataggtatacGTCGAATCGATATTGTAATCTGCTGCCATGTTTAGCAAGCTTATTTCTTATCGAGTATATAGAGTAAGCCAAGCATTTGCTGGCCATAGGCAGATAGGTATATTTAGATAAATGGTATATTCAGATTTTACAACTAGTTCACTACCGTTAGCGTACTCATTTTGCTTGCCATTATTCTAAGAGCTAAAACATATATAGGTTAAATGGATTTACGGAGGGAGAAAGTTCTTGTTTTTTGGGGTAAAAGCAATAATAGGGGAAGCGTCAGGCAGTCCTAAAatgtgtgtgtctctgtgtgaGGAAACTTGCGTGGAATGCGCGAATGAAAGAAGTAATcttagttttaattttaaataaaaaaatttccaAGCTAGGGGGTAAGGTTTTAAAGATATAAGGTTTTAAGAGATTTGTAGGGATAGAGTGCTGCTCTGCCCAAAAGCGCTCGGCAAAGCTTGTGTTTTTATGGATCGGTATTTGATATATCTGATATGTCTATATATCAAAGGAGTACGTTTAAGTCAGAGGTGAGATGTGAAAGCGGCACAACGGAAAACATATATCAAGTGAATACcgaataagtaaataaaataaagtaaaataccAACACTCAAtaagatatttatatatttgtttttttttttttgttttttcgtaaactatatatttagaaaaacacactgtatttaaataaaacattaataacaagagagaacgctatagtcgagttccccgactatctgatacccgttactcagctagtggatgtgcgaagaagaaatttcaacactgacagtttttggcggtttgtgggcgttagagtgggcatggcaaaaagttttttggcaaattgatagaaacttacaagactaatacaaaaatgaaaaaatatcaaaacatttttcagaagtgtgggcgtggcagctttgggcggtttgtgggcgtaagagtgggcgtggcaaaaagtttttttgcaaatcgatagaaatttacaagactaatacaaaaatgaaaaaatttcaaaacatttttcaaaagtgtgggcgtggcagttttgggcggtttgtgggcgttagagtgggcgtggcaacatgaatcgacaaacttgcgctgcttctatgtctctggagtctgtatgcttaatctcaactttctttttttttgtagttcctgagatctcgacgttcatacggacggacagacggacagacggacagacggacggacagacggacggacagacggacatggccagatcgactcggctattgatcctgatcaagaatatatatactttatatggtcgaaaacgcttccttctgcctgttacatacttttcaacgaatctagtatacccttttactctacgagtaacgggtataaaaactatcaaaacTAAACTAGAATTAGGATTAGAATTAGGATAAAAATTAGTGGCAAACATCAAATCGTTTTAAGACATTAGAAgtactttaatttaaaacaattttacaGAGATTATCGTATATATCCAATAGTAATGTGTGTAGGATGTTCTCGGATGAGGATGCGGGTGCGGGGGGTGTAGGCGGGGAGGTCTAAAACTTAAGGTGCGCAAGTCAGTGGCAAATTTGTGGCTTTTGGAGGTTCTtctcaaatatttttcaatcgGGAACACAcgttaaaaattatataaaaactACACTAAAAACTGGTTTATaagtacaaaaaatacataaatatcaaCATACAAATTATATAGAAATGAACGTAAAGCAATAAACTGATAATCACACGAGATCTAACATTAAAAACTTAGTTCTGTTTGTCAATGATTTTATTCTTTTCTTAACAATTTCAttacaaaaaggaaaacatttaTAATACATCGATAGAATGGGTGAATAGTTGTTAAAAGACAGATGAAGAATGGATTCAGGATATGGATATAGTCGTTGAAAATCAAAAGGGTTTACATAGTTCTGGTCAACACATCAAATTTAAATCTCGATAACATAatattaacataaattaattttgctgGCTTAAGAGTTTGAAAGAGTGTATGGGTGTTTGGTGTGTGAGTGAAACAGATAGAGAGACGTGATCGTGAGTGGTGACTGTACTGTAATATCTGATTAGTAAGCTAGACATACGATTTACAGATTGATCCTGGTCATTTCAATgccttttggttttttttttttcttttgtgtaCTAGTGGGGGATGAGCGTGTGTTAGAGTACATAGTGTGGGTGTATATATTGTATCGAATATGGGTAGCAGCATACAGCACGCACAGCTAGgtttatatgtatttgtatatcGTATAAGTATTCTATATAAACTAGACAATATTCGTTACGCGATAATCGTTGCTCAacaattttaaacaattacAACAGCATTCACGCTAGCTATCTAGCTAGTTAGGAAACATTAGGAAACAGCGATAGGGAGTTAGATAGAGAGAGCGCGAAAAATGAATGATGGGCGGGGGCGAGAGAAAGACAGCTATTCGAACTACCGCATGTGGGAGACAGGGACGGCGATATGGCATCAAGCACCTGCAGCTAGCAACAAGCATACACAACTGTACCCAGCATCGGCAGCAGCATTGGAGGTTTatccttttgttttaattcctTCCTGGCTTTATGTTTTTGATCCCTCAAAGCATTTTCGCTATCACAGTTCTTCGTTTCTCCCTCTGACCCGCCCCCGTTTTAAGTTTTCTTCTAATCGTTTTGTGTGACCGCTTCCTATAAACTAGAGTTGACTAAGTGCTATCCGAAAAGGAACTTAAGTATTACTATCATCTAACATCTGATTCTCTTCCGTTCGCTTGTGCTTTAAAAGCACGGTTTTTCGATTCATTTGCGAGAATGGCAACACTTATGAGTCACAGTGAGGTTATGTTTCGTTTGTCAAATAACTTTATGGCAAATTATCGATTTCTTGTCAGCAAGTTTTGGGCATTCGTGTTAGTGTAAGCTTTGATCTTCGATCTGTCTCGCTTTCTGTCTGATTTTAGTTACCGTGTCATGGTTCGGTTGTCTAACGCTATGAGGCCTATGGTACAACTAAGATCTAAACGCTTCTCTCTGCATGTCCTTTCAAAGAAAACTGAGGCACATATTCTTACGTCTTCGATGTgtttatatctatatatcttaAGTGGTGTGACTTTTCCATCTGTTCGATGGCTTGGTGTATTAAGTACAGTTGTGTTTGGACTTTCAGTTTGCTATCGCCCTGGTTCTTAGGAGGTCTTCATCTTCTTGTAGGGATTCAGGACCATGGCACTGCCTGGCGTTCCCGCCTGAgcggctgctgccgctgctgcagcagctgcataTTGCTGCGCAGCAGCCGCCTGACTTTGTGGCATGGCATAGGCTGCGGTGGGCATCATTCCGGGATAGAAGTAGCTCTGTGCCTGCGCATATGGCATGGGTGAGGGTGCTCGCAACAAGGCAGCCGATTGATACTGACCAGCACCAACTGCTCCAGCTGGAGCTGCGCGCACTGGGGTGCCGGGCACAGGAGTCGTTAGTCCTGAGCTGGGCAGGGAGCCCAACTGACGCATTTGGGCCTGAGCCTGGGCTTGAGCTTGAGCCTGAGCCTGAGCTTGGGCCTGGACTTGTGCCTGTGCCTGCATTTGCATCAATGTGGCCATGGAAACGGCTTGAGGCTGGGCGGCCTGAACGGGCTGGGCACCAGCCGCAGCGGCCACATAGCTCTTGTTGAGGGTCAAGCCGGTGTAGGCGGCGGCGGCCGAGGAGACGCCCGGCTTTGAGCCCGCACTGGCCACCTTCATGGCGTAGTTCTTCTGGGCCACCTCCTTGGCCAGGGCAGCCGGATCGGTGTAGTAGCCACCGGCAGCGGCGGCCTGCGGCGCCAAACCGGCTGCAGCAGCATAGGCGGCGTAGGCCTGCTGGGCATAGGCAGCCTGAGCTTGAGCCTGGGCCTGAGCTTGGGCCTGAACCTGGGcctgttgctggtgctgttgctgctgctgctgctgttgctgctgctgctgctgctgctgctgctgcatttgaGCCTGGGCGTAGGTGGGAGTGCTGCTGGGCAGACTGACCATGGCAGAGGTGGCTGCTCCGTAGTGGGAGTACAGATTGCCATAGTTGTAGGCGGAAATGGCATAGTTGATGCGCTGCTGAGCCAGAGCTTGGGCCTGAGCCTGGGCCTGAACCTGAACCTGAGCCTGTGCCTGAGCTTGGGCTTGAGCTTGGGCTTGGGCCTGGACCTGATAGGAAACTGCCGGAGCAGAAGTGGTGGGCGTTGGCAGGATGCCAGTGCTGTGACCATTAACCGTATACCTCGAATAACCCTCGCCATTTTGCTTGGCATAGTTGCGTgatgcggatgctgctgctgctgctgctgctgcagttgcgtTATTGCTGCTACTTTCTAAGTCGCTGCCGTTCAGCTCTTCGGTATTAGCCGACTTGAGCTGACCATTGTTCAGATTGTTATTGATATAGGACAAGTAATTGTTATTATCGCCCTGGCCATTGGGCAGGGGCAGAAGGCTATCGCTTGGCGGCGAACGGGGGCAAGGGGGCGGTGTGTCGCCgctggggggcgtggcagatgctgctgcagatTCTGTATCTAGTGtgtctgtttctgttgcagtggcagctgttgctgctgtgtctTGGGGGTTTGGTGAGATTGTTCGTGTTGTATTACAATCTTTAGCGGGACTTGAATTTTGGTTCGAAACCTGATTCtgattcggaatcggaatcggattcagattcagattcactTGGTCACTATTGTCTTGATTGCTGGCTTGATCAATGGCATCGTTGCGATCGGCATTATCAGCTTCACCATCAGCAGTAGCACTGTCGTGACTTTGGTCATGGTCTTGATTGCGATCGGAATCGTTATCACTATCGTTAGGATTAGTAATggctgttgttgatgctgttgttgttgttgttgttggcatAGCCAACGCTGAtagtgatgatgatgatgatgctgttgttgttgctattgctgaTGATGGTATATTGGTAGTAGCAATTACAGCGTTTATgatacttttattattaatattattaatcaTATTGTTActggctgttgctgttgtacttgttgttgttgttatgaCGCTACTTaattgtagttgttgttgttgtagtagtacattttgttgttgttgttgttgatgttgttgttgtggttgttgttgttgttgttgttgttggggaTACTCACATGAGACTGGCACGTAGGGCTGCATTAGCTGCTGATAGGCGGTCGCACCGGGCTGATAAACTGGAATGCCAGACTTTTCGGCAGCTGGACGTTTGAACGGTACCATGCCAGAGAATTGCTGCTTGCCACGAAAGAGACGGGTAGCGTGTGGTGGGGAGGAAATAGAAAGAGATGGAGAATATACATTAGTCATCATATATCATATGAGGGACATCTAGCTTTCATCTTAGCCTACTTGTAACCATAAACTCTATAACAATTGCTTACAAACGAGCTTGCTTTTGgttaattttgaatttcttatttattttttttgttcgctttTGCTTGCTTTTTTCGCCAATTTCAATTCGTTTGAGGTGGAAATGTACCAAATCATACTTAAATTGAAAAGATATATTTCTTTCAACTgaatgaaactgaaaactaAATGGAAATCTAAACAAAAGCTGACTATACGTAGTTTGCAACTGAACAAATCGAAAGTGCGTGCAGTTCGGTGGAAAATTGGGAAAAGCGTACACAGTTTACATATTAAGTGAAATGAATTTGCTTTCGGTgttattgatttattaaatttattattgtgaTGTTTATCCGAtcgttttgatattttttgtgtgcatATAAGCTTTAATATCTTGGTTAAGATTAAAAGTTCTCTCTTAATGgttgattatttattaaaattatatgtttttttttttaagaagcAGACCAATGTCCTCGATTCATTGAGCGttttcaattgattttgaaTACATGCGGCGTTTATCGAAAGTTTATCTGGTTAGTAGCATGTCTggatgtgtatatatatatttatcgcTTGATATTGTAATTGAGGCTGTAGTCTTTATGGTGTATATAGTAGATAGTTGAAGATCGATTTCAAGGCGGACTACTGTAGGTGGCGATTGTCATTCAGTTTGGAGTACTTACGAAGTTTTCATAGTAAAATGAACCAACCGTTTTAACATCCATCTTTATTGGCATTTATCGATTGTTGTTGATTATGCGGTTAGTGTATGATTTGTAGTTGATTGTTGGGTTATCATTGTTTGATTGATGATCAGATCGGATTGGATCGGGgttagcacacacacatttcgcatttattATGTTCGATATCGAGATCGACAGATCGATATTGAGGTGAGATAGGTGGTGTTTTGAAACGAACGCAAGAGTTTATGGAATCGAAGAAGAGCAAATGAAGAGGAGAGAAGAACACAAATGAAATTAGTGGATATATCCTGGGCACAGTACAGTGGCGTTATGGCATTAAtcagatacatatatacataaacgGGTACACAGATACTTAGTCCTAATAAGTGGCAATGTGATGTGATGTGTGGGCGTGATGGGCGTGATGGGCGTAATGTGAacggaaaagggggcgggaCAAACAAAGTCTGCAGGCTGCAGGTGCCGCATGTTCAGCTAATTAACCAGGAAAAGCACTTAAACAATTAAGCTCGCGAATGCAatcagtggcagtggcagtagcAGCGGCAGAGGTGAAAGCGAAAGAAAGAAACTTACAGTTACCGCTAAAGGTAaagctacagatacagatacagctacagttacagttacagttgcagatacagatacatagCTACAGCCTTGGCAATTATCGgttaaatcattttaattaacacTTGGCAGGGCAAATGTGCTCGTGCTGTGATTGTGATTTATCATATGCCACGTGTAATTGGTTAAACTCGCTCTTGCCATTGCAAaaagtgtgtttgtgtgtgtatgtgggtgCGGGTGTGTCTGTATTGATTAGTGTGGCTGTGCGCGAGTTCacgagtgtgcgagtgtgtgtctTGGCGAGTGTTTGCTCTTTTGATATATCGGATAATGACTtcattttgtaaattaaatgtCGGGGGTTGCATCCCCAGCCGACCTGGCCATGCTGATGATAAACGTTAATTGATGGCACTTTGATGTGCAtctgactgactaactgagTAACTGAGTGGGTGGGCAGGTGAGTGATTGAGTGGTGGAATAACTAAGGTTGGGTTCTTGGTTAGGTGAAAACCGAGCGCATTTCAGCATTTCGCTACGAGGGTCATACGTTACTGGCGTTTTCAACGGAGGGTTCATAAACTAAGTGGTTAAGCTTGACCAGCTTGGAGTCAGTCGCGCTTTGGTAAAGCCTTTGAATGGTTACATATTcacaaaaatactttttaaaaatgtgatTTAAATTTCAGAAAACTTTTGAATATTATGATTATAATATATAGTTTGTTAGTAATCTTTTTTTATGTATCTTTGatgcttttccttttttcctgcACACCAAAGCAGCTCTTCAACTGTATTTAACAAGATCTacttaaaagtatattttcttATAGCGCAGATCCTTCGCGGGATCTCTTTGAACGCCTAAAAGCATGCAACAAAAAAGGCGACATTTTCAGAGGCAAGGCAAAATCAGTTAGAACTTTAAAGGAATGTGGGAACAAACAAACTAAAGTCGAAAATTGAATAAGAAAAAACCATAAAcgcaaaaatgcaaatatggAACAATTCAAAAAACGCAAATTCAAAAACACAAGGTGAAGGAAAAGAACAGAAAAATACCAGTGGAAACATGTCGGTCGTGTCCGCCGCCCGCTTCTTGCCCACTTCCAGTGTGTGATGGCCCATgacagcggcggcagcggcggcggcagcagcggcggcggcggcagcggcgttgtttgtggttgttgttgctgttgtcgaGGTGGCTGCTGCGCCAGCGgtgctgtggttgttgttgttgttgatgttgttcAGCTGgtgttgcaattgttgttgttgctggtgatGGTGTGCCGCAAGAGGTGAggtctgtgtgtgtgtgtgtgtgtatgtgagttTGTGGTTGTGTGTGCGCGTACGTGTgtcaaacatttttgaaaaatttgaatttttttttacggAGCGGGATAGGGAAATATGCGAAATTATCAAAATATACAAGCATTTAAATGGTGTGTCCATTAAATAGTTGAGGAATTccaatttgaattatttaagCGGCAGCGTTGTTGtcattttcaattgattttttttgttcatttttttttgcgatttccatgaataattaaatattgagTCCAAAtccgtattattttttttccagcaCAAATTGCAGGgggaatatttaattttgtttgagttCATTTTTAGATTTTTCGTTCGTTTTCGTATTCAGGTTTTCAGGTGCACAAGTGTGTAAGTGTTTTTGTGATTGTATTTGTACCATCCATCGTGGAAGCAGTtacagtgtgtgtgtgtgtgtgtttgtgcgggtgtgtttgtatttgtgttgGCACAGGCGAACAGATGAAAAATACATAATAGTAGAAGAGTACGGAAGTGTTTTGATATCgataagtaaataaatagaaaaaaatcaaatcgtacatatataaagattattatatttgtatagagagtaaatatgaataaatcaAGTAGAAATCAACGGTAATCCAAATAAACACGATTTCCATTTGATATTGAAAGAGCCTTAAAACGGTGTTACACATACCAActaaatgttaataattttgattaatattCATTGGTTTATTCGAAAAGAAGCGGAAATCATGTTAGTTTCGTGTGAGTGAAAAGCCATGTTTGTTTAGAGAATCGTTTGTAAAAAAGCTTGCGAAAGCCAGCAAAGTGTAAAATATCTGTTTTCTTAAATACATAAACTAATTTGTTGCTTACGATCTATCTTAGGGAATGGCATATTGAATGGGTTTGCCAACAAAATCACTCGTATCTGCAAGTGATTCGGCAATTTTGACCAGACACATTCGCATTTGTGGGTTTTTGTTTCAGGACACATGTTTTATATCAAGTATACCTACCGATGTAtcgttgctgctgctcattCATAGCTAGGGCAACTTAAGAATATTGTAAATTACAGAACTCGGTTTAGGGATTAGTGGTATTGGGTATGATATTGGAATACTTTGTACACTAGAGTTCTTGCAGCGTAACCCAGTTTGGGTTTTTAAGCCACATCTTATATAGCCCAGTGTTCACTTTTAAATCCCCGGCAAAGTTGCGACCCCAATTTCCGTTTCCATAAATTTTACTGCACAGCCCAATGCTAATGCGTTTAACACCGCAATTGGATTCAGCTCTTGCCCGATTCTCGCCCCTTTCGCCACGAAAGTGGACTCATGTGTGCCTAATAACCAAGAaccacaaaataaaaataaaccaaatacgGCAGCAGGACACTGGCAAAAAACTTAGCATACATTTGGGCGCACAGCGCATGAAAGAGTgcacaaatttgcatttaaatggagAGGCAGCCAAAAAAGAGACAGATAGTCTGAGGTGCAAAAGAGACGGCCAGTTGACTCGACTCCTTCGTTTTTTcgacccatttttttttctgggcTAGTGTCACTGGCCATGAATGCTACAAATGGATTAATTCGCTTGGGCGCGACAACATCGTGGGGTGTTCGCcatatctacatacatatatatgccGGGCTGCAAGTGTGTATTGAGGTCGAGTCCATAAAAAACCAGCGGGCTGGTCTGCTGGCCCAGCAGACTCCTCTGGACAATTCATTGGCATGGAAATCTCTGCTTTTAGTTAATTTTCCGGTTCAAACGTTATCCGGCCCGGACTAATCCATGTTGTCCATGTCCGTGTCCGTAGCCTTGTCCGTTACCGTGTCCGTATACGTACACGTATCCGTGTCCTGTACAGGTTGACATTTACATTTTCGGTCAGTTCGGTGAGAAAAAAGAGGACTGAGGAGTCCTCCTGTCCTGGTGTCCTGCCGTCAGCCGATTCCCCTTCAATTTCACTTTTCCTACGGCCTTTTTTCTTGGCCGAGATGCTCTTGTCACGCTTACATGCGGGGATTATAGTTCTGTGTGGTCGTTCGTTGCGGCAGGTGGCATATTCGCCATCGATGTCGAGGGGAGATCCCCCATCGATATGGGGCTTTTTTTTTACCCTCTTTGGTTGCTGACATATGGGGGACGTTTCGGTGACCCAGAATGCCAAACAGCAAtcataataaacaaaacttaaaCGCTTatcaacggcagcaacaataacacaGGGAAATAATATAGGAAAATCATATATGCAGAGGcaaatttttgtgtttttgtggtGTGGTTTTGTAGCGTCTGTTGGCTATAtttggatatacatatatggtatGTAAGTATATATAACAATAATTACGCATGTAACTCGATTAGGGGCAGGGATAATTATCTAACAGTACGTGGGTTTTGAAATGCACATTTAGGGAGAGtataatatatgtagatattGGAATTCTTTAAAGTCGGACTACGACCAAAGTATAAAGATTATAGTTCGACGAAATCTTCTTACTTTGCATGCTGGAAAATGTTGTGGTTTTATACAGAGAATATTAATATAGGGCTATACGATATGTTAACTTGAAAAGATCTACGTAAAGATATTTAACAATGAGATGTATTAATAGATTTGAAAATGGTTCTgaaatgcaacagcagcacttTACCGGTCTTGTATATTTGATGTCGCAATGTATCCTATACTTTTAAATTCGATTTTGCGGAAGATCAAAATAATGcacgataaaaaaaaacccacagCAGACAGGTGCAATAAGGTAAGCGTTTAATTCCCATTTTTACCAGGCCTGTAATCACATTAAACGAGCATCCATAAATACAATTATCGGCTCAGAAAGTGGCAGCATGGAGGGGAGGAAGGGGAGGGTATGTCAACATATGTGCCTGGTTGGTGTGTGCGTTCGGGAAAACGTATCAAAGGACATTTTCATACAATAATCACGTTTGTCCATGCCCTTCCGCTCGACGCGACGAGAAGAGCCTCGATTGAATTACGCCTAAAATGCTGCAACAATTTTTCACTTTATGCGATATTATGCTGCAATTATGTGTGTCATTTTCACCACCCCTCAACCCCTCTCTACCACTCTCCGCACACACCCGATTTCAGCGCGGCCAACAAGGACATCGTTGTTGTTTGTTGCGTCAAATAAATTTCCAGCAGAAAGCAATTAAGTCGCGAATTAAGTACGGCGCATAGGACACGCAGCCGGGAAACACGGATACGTTCCACGTACGTGCCCATatgtgcatgtggatgtgtatgtggatgtggatgtgtaCGTGTATGTGTGAGTGCCGTGTTGGCCCGGCTGcctcgcttttccgctttccctCCGCATTTTCCCCGCTCGACCTGCTCCTGCGTGCTCAAAGTTTTAACGCGTTgtaataaatgttaattttggCCCAACGAAAATCAACATTTATGGCGTGTTTTATGTGAGCTTCAACATATTTTCCGTGTTGCCGGATATTTTCGGAACCAttccatccatctatccacGCTGTTTGTTTCTTTCTGTCTGGGGCGCgtacttaaaaaatataattatttattgatctacaaacaaaattaacaTCTAAATGACGCCGTACACCCGGTTTGTATGGTGTCTCACCAAATGATTGTTGAACATTTCATTTGCCTGGGACAAACATTATTAAGTTCAGCCAAATGAGTTTTCAATTAGCCATAAAGTTATATTTGTTGCCTCTACACTGCCTtcattcaaatattttaatgcgcgaGTCATGATTTATATCGattcattttatataaagaTA
This genomic window contains:
- the LOC120446114 gene encoding AF4/FMR2 family member lilli isoform X10 — protein: MANVVNMNSLLNGKDSRWLQLEVCREFQRNKCSRQDTECKFAHPPANVEVQNGKVTACYDSIKGRCNRDKPPCKYFHPPQHLKDQLLINGRNHLALKNALMQQMGIAPGQPVISGQVPAVATNPYLTGIPANSYSPYYTTGHLVPTLLGPDPVTSQLGPVVPQTVQVAQQKIPRSDRLEVCREFLRGACKRAESECRFAHPQESVARHDDGSITVCMDAVKGRCARDPCRYFHPPLHLQAQLKAAQTRATAVAAAAAMDVKTVGSFYYENFQFSGMVPFKRPAAEKSGIPVYQPGATAYQQLMQPYVPVSCEYPQQQQQQQQPQQQHQQQQQQNVLLQQQQLQLSSVITTTTSTTATASNNMINNINNKSIINAVIATTNIPSSAIATTTASSSSSLSALAMPTTTTTTASTTAITNPNDSDNDSDRNQDHDQSHDSATADGEADNADRNDAIDQASNQDNSDQVNLNLNPIPIPNQNQVSNQNSSPAKDCNTTRTISPNPQDTAATAATATETDTLDTESAAASATPPSGDTPPPCPRSPPSDSLLPLPNGQGDNNNYLSYINNNLNNGQLKSANTEELNGSDLESSSNNATAAAAAAAASASRNYAKQNGEGYSRYTVNGHSTGILPTPTTSAPAVSYQVQAQAQAQAQAQAQAQVQVQAQAQAQALAQQRINYAISAYNYGNLYSHYGAATSAMVSLPSSTPTYAQAQMQQQQQQQQQQQQQQQQQHQQQAQVQAQAQAQAQAQAAYAQQAYAAYAAAAGLAPQAAAAGGYYTDPAALAKEVAQKNYAMKVASAGSKPGVSSAAAAYTGLTLNKSYVAAAAGAQPVQAAQPQAVSMATLMQMQAQAQVQAQAQAQAQAQAQAQAQMRQLGSLPSSGLTTPVPGTPVRAAPAGAVGAGQYQSAALLRAPSPMPYAQAQSYFYPGMMPTAAYAMPQSQAAAAQQYAAAAAAAAAAQAGTPGSAMVLNPYKKMKTS
- the LOC120446114 gene encoding ecdysone-induced protein 74EF isoform X3 — translated: MANVVNMNSLLNGKDSRWLQLEVCREFQRNKCSRQDTECKFAHPPANVEVQNGKVTACYDSIKGRCNRDKPPCKYFHPPQHLKDQLLINGRNHLALKNALMQQMGIAPGQPVISGQVPAVATNPYLTGIPANSYSPYYTTGHLVPTLLGPDPVTSQLGPVVPQTVQVAQQKIPRSDRLEVCREFLRGACKRAESECRFAHPQESVARHDDGSITVCMDAVKGRCARDPCRYFHPPLHLQAQLKAAQTRATAVAAAAATSPLAAHHHQQQQQLQHQLNNINNNNNHSTAGAAATSTTATTTTNNAAAAAAAAAAAAAAAVMGHHTLEVGKKRAADTTDMFPLMDVKTVGSFYYENFQFSGMVPFKRPAAEKSGIPVYQPGATAYQQLMQPYVPVSCEYPQQQQQQQQPQQQHQQQQQQNVLLQQQQLQLSSVITTTTSTTATASNNMINNINNKSIINAVIATTNIPSSAIATTTASSSSSLSALAMPTTTTTTASTTAITNPNDSDNDSDRNQDHDQSHDSATADGEADNADRNDAIDQASNQDNSDQVNLNLNPIPIPNQNQVSNQNSSPAKDCNTTRTISPNPQDTAATAATATETDTLDTESAAASATPPSGDTPPPCPRSPPSDSLLPLPNGQGDNNNYLSYINNNLNNGQLKSANTEELNGSDLESSSNNATAAAAAAAASASRNYAKQNGEGYSRYTVNGHSTGILPTPTTSAPAVSYQVQAQAQAQAQAQAQAQVQVQAQAQAQALAQQRINYAISAYNYGNLYSHYGAATSAMVSLPSSTPTYAQAQMQQQQQQQQQQQQQQQQQHQQQAQVQAQAQAQAQAQAAYAQQAYAAYAAAAGLAPQAAAAGGYYTDPAALAKEVAQKNYAMKVASAGSKPGVSSAAAAYTGLTLNKSYVAAAAGAQPVQAAQPQAVSMATLMQMQAQAQVQAQAQAQAQAQAQAQAQMRQLGSLPSSGLTTPVPGTPVRAAPAGAVGAGQYQSAALLRAPSPMPYAQAQSYFYPGMMPTAAYAMPQSQAAAAQQYAAAAAAAAAAQAGTPGSAMVLNPYKKMKTS
- the LOC120446114 gene encoding AF4/FMR2 family member lilli isoform X16 gives rise to the protein MANVVNMNSLLNGKDSRWLQLEVCREFQRNKCSRQDTECKFAHPPANVEVQNGKVTACYDSIKGRCNRDKPPCKYFHPPQHLKDQLLINGRNHLALKNALMQQMGIAPGQPVISGQVPAVATNPYLTGIPANSYSPYYTTGHLVPTLLGPDPVTSQLGPVVPQTVQVAQQKIPRSDRLEMDVKTVGSFYYENFQFSGMVPFKRPAAEKSGIPVYQPGATAYQQLMQPYVPVSCEYPQQQQQQQQPQQQHQQQQQQNVLLQQQQLQLSSVITTTTSTTATASNNMINNINNKSIINAVIATTNIPSSAIATTTASSSSSLSALAMPTTTTTTASTTAITNPNDSDNDSDRNQDHDQSHDSATADGEADNADRNDAIDQASNQDNSDQVNLNLNPIPIPNQNQVSNQNSSPAKDCNTTRTISPNPQDTAATAATATETDTLDTESAAASATPPSGDTPPPCPRSPPSDSLLPLPNGQGDNNNYLSYINNNLNNGQLKSANTEELNGSDLESSSNNATAAAAAAAASASRNYAKQNGEGYSRYTVNGHSTGILPTPTTSAPAVSYQVQAQAQAQAQAQAQAQVQVQAQAQAQALAQQRINYAISAYNYGNLYSHYGAATSAMVSLPSSTPTYAQAQMQQQQQQQQQQQQQQQQQHQQQAQVQAQAQAQAQAQAAYAQQAYAAYAAAAGLAPQAAAAGGYYTDPAALAKEVAQKNYAMKVASAGSKPGVSSAAAAYTGLTLNKSYVAAAAGAQPVQAAQPQAVSMATLMQMQAQAQVQAQAQAQAQAQAQAQAQMRQLGSLPSSGLTTPVPGTPVRAAPAGAVGAGQYQSAALLRAPSPMPYAQAQSYFYPGMMPTAAYAMPQSQAAAAQQYAAAAAAAAAAQAGTPGSAMVLNPYKKMKTS